Proteins encoded in a region of the Mucilaginibacter sabulilitoris genome:
- a CDS encoding DNA gyrase/topoisomerase IV subunit A has product MSEDLNQNDIPANNEEKLHNVTSLDGLYENWFLDYASYVILDRAVPHINDGLKPVQRRILHSLKEMDDGRFNKAANVIGNTMKYHPHGDASIGDAMVQIGQKNLLIDCQGNWGDPVTGDSAAAPRYIEARLSKFALDVVFNADTTVWQASYDGRNKEPITLPVKFPLLLAQGAEGIAVGLATKILPHNFIELIDASIAVLKGERPNLLPDFPTGGMADASLYNEGQRGGKVRVRAKIVERDKKILAITEIPFTTTTGSLIDSVISANDKGKIKIKKIEDNTAQNVEIIIHLAPGISPDVTIDALYAFTDCEVSISPNTCVIQDDKPRFMSVNDMLSESTFFTKDLLKQELEIKLKELMEKIFFSSLLKIFIQEGMYKNPDYEGSGNFETVLEVLNRLFEPFFPQFYREILPDDYKKLIDKPMSSITRFDVKKADELMKTLENEIKQVKHHLKHLTDYTIAWFEKLKEKYGKDRGRKTELRTFDRVEASQVALANVKLYVNREDGFIGSGLKKDELVGDCSDIDEIIVFRADGRCIITKVQDKVFVGKEIIHVAVFKKNDERTVYNMIYKDGTSGISYIKRFSVVGVTRDKEYDLTKGTKGTRVLYFSANPNGEAEVVNVQLKPHSKLKKLQFDEDFAMLAIKGRGSMGNIITKYPVKKIILKTKGISTLAGRKIWYDDILKRLNADSRGKYLGEFDGDDRILNVLSNGIYELTSFDLNNHFDDKMIRIEKYDPKKVYSVIHLDGKSKNYMVKRFSFENVALGKQVSIISEEPGSKLILIANEAPQVSVVQLKGKDQTPETIEINLAELIDVKGMKAMGNRLSQFPVRSVELLADSAEEPVDAEPEITEEDEASIDEQIDQSADEEEGTTEPAKPEPIKQKQAEPVTKQVEPEETKPEPVESSAEELEKPEEPPKETHKKVDFEITNPDDIEMDDKGQLGLF; this is encoded by the coding sequence ATGAGTGAAGATCTGAATCAAAACGATATACCCGCCAATAATGAAGAAAAATTACATAATGTTACCTCACTCGACGGGTTATATGAAAACTGGTTTCTTGATTATGCCTCTTACGTAATTCTTGACCGTGCCGTACCGCATATAAATGACGGTTTAAAACCGGTGCAACGCCGTATCCTGCACTCGCTGAAGGAGATGGATGATGGGCGTTTTAACAAAGCGGCCAACGTTATAGGTAATACCATGAAGTATCACCCGCATGGTGATGCATCCATTGGTGATGCCATGGTACAAATAGGGCAAAAAAACCTGCTGATTGACTGCCAGGGAAACTGGGGCGACCCGGTAACCGGCGACTCGGCCGCGGCTCCGCGTTACATTGAGGCGCGCCTGTCGAAATTTGCATTGGATGTTGTTTTTAATGCCGATACCACCGTTTGGCAGGCCAGTTATGATGGCCGTAACAAAGAGCCTATTACGCTTCCGGTAAAGTTCCCTTTGTTGCTGGCACAGGGAGCCGAAGGTATAGCGGTGGGTTTGGCTACTAAAATATTGCCGCATAACTTTATTGAGCTGATTGACGCATCTATAGCTGTACTAAAAGGTGAACGGCCCAATTTACTACCCGATTTCCCTACAGGTGGTATGGCCGATGCCTCATTATACAACGAGGGGCAACGGGGAGGAAAGGTGAGGGTACGCGCTAAAATTGTGGAGCGTGACAAAAAAATACTTGCTATTACCGAAATCCCGTTCACTACTACTACCGGCAGTTTAATTGATAGTGTGATATCGGCCAATGATAAGGGCAAGATCAAGATTAAAAAAATTGAGGATAATACCGCTCAGAATGTCGAGATCATTATTCACCTGGCACCCGGCATATCGCCCGATGTAACTATCGACGCGCTGTACGCCTTTACAGACTGTGAGGTGTCTATTTCGCCCAATACCTGCGTAATACAGGATGATAAGCCACGCTTCATGAGCGTGAACGACATGCTGAGTGAAAGTACCTTTTTTACAAAAGATCTGTTAAAACAGGAACTGGAGATCAAGCTAAAGGAACTGATGGAAAAGATCTTCTTCAGTTCGTTATTGAAAATATTTATACAGGAGGGGATGTACAAAAATCCCGACTATGAAGGCTCGGGTAATTTTGAAACCGTATTGGAAGTACTGAACCGTTTGTTCGAGCCTTTCTTTCCGCAGTTTTACCGGGAGATATTACCCGATGACTATAAAAAACTGATTGACAAGCCAATGAGCAGCATCACCCGCTTTGATGTTAAAAAAGCAGATGAGCTGATGAAAACGCTTGAAAACGAAATAAAACAAGTTAAACATCACCTTAAACACCTTACCGATTATACCATTGCCTGGTTTGAAAAACTGAAGGAAAAGTATGGTAAAGATCGTGGCCGTAAAACCGAGCTGCGCACTTTTGACAGGGTTGAAGCCTCGCAGGTTGCCCTGGCCAACGTAAAACTATATGTTAACCGGGAGGATGGTTTTATTGGAAGCGGCCTTAAGAAAGATGAACTGGTAGGCGATTGCTCTGATATCGACGAGATCATTGTTTTCCGCGCTGATGGACGCTGCATCATTACCAAGGTACAGGATAAAGTTTTTGTGGGTAAGGAAATTATACATGTGGCCGTATTTAAAAAGAATGATGAGCGTACGGTGTATAACATGATCTATAAAGACGGTACAAGCGGTATCAGTTATATTAAACGTTTCTCGGTAGTGGGGGTAACCCGCGATAAGGAATACGATTTAACCAAAGGTACAAAAGGTACCCGAGTACTTTATTTTAGCGCCAATCCAAATGGAGAGGCCGAGGTGGTGAACGTGCAGCTTAAACCACATTCCAAATTAAAGAAACTGCAGTTTGACGAAGATTTTGCCATGCTGGCCATTAAGGGCCGCGGCTCAATGGGTAACATCATTACCAAATACCCGGTTAAAAAGATCATTCTTAAAACCAAGGGTATATCAACACTGGCTGGTAGGAAAATTTGGTATGATGATATTTTAAAACGCCTGAATGCCGATAGCCGTGGTAAATATCTGGGCGAATTTGATGGCGATGATCGTATACTAAACGTATTGAGTAATGGTATTTACGAACTCACCAGTTTTGACCTAAATAATCATTTTGATGATAAAATGATCAGGATTGAGAAGTACGATCCTAAAAAGGTTTATTCGGTTATCCACCTCGATGGTAAATCGAAAAACTATATGGTGAAGCGCTTCTCATTTGAAAATGTAGCGCTGGGCAAACAGGTAAGCATTATTAGTGAAGAACCCGGTTCAAAATTGATACTGATAGCAAATGAAGCTCCGCAGGTAAGTGTGGTTCAACTGAAAGGTAAAGACCAAACCCCCGAAACCATAGAAATTAACCTGGCCGAACTGATAGATGTAAAAGGTATGAAGGCTATGGGTAACCGCCTGTCGCAGTTTCCGGTAAGATCTGTTGAATTGCTGGCAGACAGCGCTGAAGAACCTGTTGATGCTGAACCTGAAATAACAGAAGAAGATGAGGCAAGTATAGATGAACAGATCGATCAATCTGCCGATGAAGAAGAGGGGACGACAGAACCGGCAAAACCTGAACCAATAAAACAAAAGCAAGCTGAGCCGGTAACAAAACAAGTTGAACCAGAGGAAACTAAACCTGAGCCTGTAGAATCTTCTGCCGAGGAACTGGAAAAACCGGAAGAACCACCCAAAGAAACACACAAAAAGGTAGATTTTGAGATCACCAATCCCGATGATATCGAGATGGATGATAAAGGTCAGTTAGGACTGTTCTAA
- a CDS encoding class I SAM-dependent methyltransferase encodes MMSSEPTKRFSNRVNDYVKYRPGYPAEVISTLQQECGLNQNSIIADIGAGTGIFTALLLTQGYKVYAVEPNGDMRQSAIEQLGGNENFIPVIGTAEATTLPDSSINLVVCAQAFHWFSNSNTRAEFNRILVKDGYVALIWNNRLANADEFATEYDALLKLDSIDYNKVNHQNIRDIDFKGFFRDGNYKVIRFPNLQVFDEDGLIGRAYSSSYVPAKDTDAGKAFLKPLKELFEKHNKNGKVNFHYQTEIYLGRV; translated from the coding sequence ATGATGTCATCAGAACCTACCAAACGATTCTCAAACCGGGTAAACGATTATGTTAAATACCGCCCGGGTTATCCTGCCGAAGTAATAAGTACGCTGCAACAAGAGTGTGGCTTAAACCAGAATAGTATTATAGCCGATATTGGTGCAGGTACAGGTATCTTTACCGCCTTGCTTTTAACACAAGGCTATAAAGTTTATGCCGTTGAACCCAATGGCGATATGCGCCAGTCGGCCATAGAGCAATTGGGGGGCAATGAAAATTTTATACCTGTAATTGGAACTGCCGAGGCCACAACATTGCCCGACAGTAGTATTAACCTTGTAGTTTGCGCGCAGGCTTTTCATTGGTTTAGCAATAGTAATACGCGTGCTGAATTTAACCGGATACTGGTTAAAGATGGTTACGTTGCCTTAATATGGAATAACCGGCTTGCCAATGCGGATGAGTTTGCTACTGAATACGATGCGCTTTTAAAACTGGATAGTATTGACTACAATAAAGTAAACCACCAGAACATTAGGGACATTGATTTTAAAGGCTTTTTCAGGGATGGTAATTATAAGGTGATCAGGTTCCCCAATCTACAGGTTTTTGATGAAGACGGATTGATAGGCCGGGCTTATTCATCATCATACGTACCTGCAAAAGATACCGACGCGGGTAAAGCTTTTTTGAAACCTTTGAAAGAACTCTTTGAAAAACATAATAAAAATGGCAAGGTAAATTTCCATTATCAAACAGAAATCTACCTTGGCCGGGTTTAA
- a CDS encoding phytanoyl-CoA dioxygenase family protein has product MSTAYKKFILGNKLTAEQHQFFNEHGFIHFKNFITPETVSAITKASEQVQDKWIKNEVAKVNGVPIKYGKDLNGERIVQRFAFINQHHPVFSEFIQDPRFNTLLDLIGSGARLGTDEKDGMVFNHYVNSENSSFTKMGWHTDGLRDIFHGQKLNPMLNVGIHLSTLKPENGGLRILPGTHKQGLYQMLFKKKYFLDNDADENELAITPQAGDLTIHDGRLWHRVAQSTVIGEASRRRVIYIPIIAGKYAPKDADSPTVFYQKFAGLVK; this is encoded by the coding sequence ATGAGTACTGCATATAAAAAATTTATTTTAGGCAATAAGCTTACCGCCGAACAACATCAGTTTTTTAACGAGCATGGTTTTATTCACTTTAAAAACTTCATAACACCCGAAACCGTTAGCGCTATCACCAAAGCATCGGAGCAGGTTCAGGACAAATGGATCAAGAACGAGGTGGCCAAGGTTAATGGCGTACCTATTAAATATGGTAAGGATTTAAACGGCGAACGCATAGTACAAAGGTTCGCGTTCATTAACCAGCATCACCCGGTGTTTTCAGAGTTTATCCAGGATCCGCGCTTTAATACTTTACTTGACCTCATTGGCTCAGGGGCAAGACTGGGAACCGATGAAAAAGACGGTATGGTGTTTAACCATTATGTAAACAGCGAAAATAGTAGCTTTACCAAAATGGGCTGGCACACCGATGGTTTGCGCGATATTTTTCATGGCCAGAAACTAAACCCAATGCTTAATGTGGGTATACACCTGAGCACCCTGAAACCAGAAAATGGAGGACTGCGCATACTACCCGGCACCCACAAACAGGGTCTTTACCAAATGCTGTTTAAAAAGAAATACTTTTTAGATAATGATGCCGATGAAAACGAACTGGCCATTACCCCCCAGGCCGGCGATCTTACTATACACGATGGTCGCCTTTGGCACCGTGTAGCACAATCGACGGTAATTGGTGAGGCCAGCAGGCGTAGGGTAATATACATTCCTATAATTGCGGGTAAGTATGCACCCAAAGACGCTGATAGCCCTACTGTGTTTTATCAAAAATTTGCCGGCTTAGTTAAATAA
- a CDS encoding SDR family NAD(P)-dependent oxidoreductase, which translates to MNTYALITGASKGIGRSIAMLLAKKGYPVLLVARAEDELKALAQEITALYKVQANWLAVDLSTNDAAQKVRQWSTENSYPVSILVNNAGYGIWGNFESVDINGQLNMICLNINALIKLTHLFISELKQQPQAYILNVCSTAAYQAVPTLAVYSATKAFVLSFSRALRYELKDSTVSVSCLSPGPTDTGFAHRAGLDALADLAAKFNMQPAEVAALGLKGMFNKKAEIIPGFLNKLSVGAARHLPKALIEKIGGDLYKSK; encoded by the coding sequence ATGAATACTTACGCTTTAATTACCGGGGCAAGCAAAGGCATAGGCCGTTCCATAGCAATGTTACTTGCCAAAAAAGGGTACCCGGTTTTACTGGTTGCCCGTGCCGAAGACGAGCTAAAAGCGCTGGCCCAGGAAATTACCGCGCTTTATAAAGTACAGGCAAACTGGTTGGCTGTTGACCTTTCTACGAATGATGCCGCTCAAAAAGTACGTCAATGGAGTACCGAGAATTCATACCCCGTGTCCATACTGGTTAATAATGCGGGGTATGGCATTTGGGGTAATTTTGAAAGTGTGGATATAAACGGACAGCTAAACATGATCTGCCTGAATATAAATGCATTAATAAAGCTTACTCACCTTTTTATAAGCGAACTAAAACAACAGCCACAAGCCTATATTTTAAATGTATGCAGTACCGCCGCTTACCAGGCGGTACCAACGCTGGCAGTATACTCGGCAACAAAGGCTTTTGTATTATCATTTAGCCGGGCATTACGTTACGAACTGAAAGATTCAACAGTATCTGTGAGCTGCCTGAGCCCCGGACCAACCGATACAGGCTTTGCACATCGTGCCGGTCTGGACGCGCTGGCCGACCTTGCTGCCAAGTTCAATATGCAACCTGCGGAGGTAGCAGCCCTTGGGCTTAAAGGCATGTTTAATAAAAAAGCTGAGATTATTCCCGGCTTTTTAAATAAGCTTTCTGTAGGTGCCGCGCGACATTTGCCTAAAGCGCTTATTGAGAAAATAGGTGGCGATCTGTATAAAAGCAAATAG
- a CDS encoding aldose 1-epimerase family protein: MTVIENEYLKVAIDLKGAQLSSFFNKQTNTEHLWQADPNVWPWHAPNLFPVVGGLINNQLLVNGEAYEMGRHGFARQSEFILLEADEVSASFSLPHCEKTLQVYPYKFDFQVLYTLIDNSLRITYKVINLDKKTIYFSVGGHPAFNVPFNKGEKYEDYYLEFETDEHLEAQMLSSGGFFTGETHPVLTPGNKLYLTRQLFDADALVFKQLNSRMVSIKSNKHDQSLSIEFPHFNYLGLWAKPGADFVCIEPWLGCADTEGHQVNIDKKEAIQSLHAGHVFEAPYFVSV, translated from the coding sequence ATGACCGTAATAGAAAACGAATATTTAAAAGTAGCCATTGACCTTAAAGGTGCGCAGCTCAGTTCATTTTTTAATAAGCAAACCAATACCGAACACCTTTGGCAGGCCGACCCAAATGTTTGGCCCTGGCATGCCCCTAACCTGTTCCCGGTAGTGGGCGGCTTAATTAATAACCAGCTTTTGGTTAACGGCGAGGCCTACGAAATGGGAAGACATGGCTTTGCAAGACAATCGGAATTTATTTTGCTCGAAGCTGATGAAGTATCGGCAAGTTTCTCACTTCCGCACTGTGAAAAAACATTGCAAGTTTATCCTTATAAATTTGATTTCCAGGTTTTGTACACGCTTATTGATAATTCATTGCGAATAACCTACAAGGTGATCAATTTGGATAAAAAAACAATTTACTTTTCTGTTGGCGGTCACCCTGCTTTTAATGTACCTTTTAACAAAGGCGAAAAGTATGAAGATTATTACCTGGAATTTGAAACCGACGAACATTTAGAAGCGCAAATGTTATCATCAGGAGGTTTTTTTACCGGCGAAACACACCCGGTACTTACACCCGGCAATAAATTATATTTAACACGCCAATTGTTTGATGCCGATGCGCTTGTTTTTAAACAACTAAATTCAAGAATGGTAAGTATTAAAAGCAATAAGCACGATCAGTCATTATCAATAGAGTTTCCTCATTTTAATTACCTTGGTTTATGGGCCAAACCAGGGGCCGATTTTGTATGTATTGAACCCTGGCTGGGATGCGCCGATACCGAGGGACACCAGGTAAATATTGATAAAAAAGAAGCTATACAATCCCTGCATGCCGGCCATGTTTTTGAGGCCCCATACTTTGTAAGTGTTTAG